A region of Maridesulfovibrio sp. DNA encodes the following proteins:
- a CDS encoding glycosyltransferase — translation MDKTYNILMYSHDTYGLGHIRRTMAIASQLRCKGVNILILTGSPIVGRFEFPEQIDFVRVPGMIKKSNDLYVPHSIKIEPVHAMSIRQSIIDATAKSFRPDLFIVDKAPKGMKHEIMPTLEWMKQIGQTRTILGLRDIMDDSESTIQDWTDKGIYDVLENLYSEIWVYGHQEYYDPIKEYAIPESISKKMVFTGYIPRKTHSRSCPEKRKNGKKLVVITAGGGGDGYPMMDAYLKALEKYNPQHFRTVMVTGPFMSKEQRLDLSRRAKNLSVTFYHFYRRMEKLFSNADLVVSMGGYNTICEILSHKQVSLIIPRETPRLEQTIRANVLKDQNLADFLPWHDLGPDTIMGKVNHLLDNSHSIREAVKNFNFTGLEVMHDRVGYFKDNC, via the coding sequence ATGGACAAGACTTACAACATATTAATGTACTCCCACGACACCTACGGTCTTGGGCATATCCGTCGTACAATGGCTATCGCATCACAGCTGAGATGCAAAGGGGTAAACATACTTATCCTCACCGGATCCCCCATTGTAGGACGTTTTGAATTTCCCGAACAGATAGACTTTGTACGCGTACCCGGAATGATCAAAAAATCAAACGATTTGTACGTTCCGCACTCCATCAAGATCGAGCCTGTTCATGCCATGTCCATCCGTCAGTCCATCATTGACGCTACAGCTAAAAGCTTTCGCCCGGACCTGTTTATTGTGGACAAAGCCCCGAAAGGCATGAAGCATGAGATCATGCCCACCCTCGAATGGATGAAGCAGATAGGCCAGACCCGGACCATCCTCGGCCTGCGCGATATCATGGATGATTCCGAAAGCACCATTCAGGACTGGACCGACAAAGGCATCTACGACGTACTGGAAAACCTGTATTCCGAAATATGGGTCTACGGACATCAGGAGTATTACGATCCCATCAAGGAATACGCCATCCCTGAATCCATCAGTAAAAAAATGGTTTTTACCGGATACATTCCCCGGAAAACCCACAGCCGTTCCTGCCCGGAAAAAAGGAAAAACGGCAAAAAACTGGTAGTTATCACAGCCGGAGGCGGCGGTGACGGCTACCCCATGATGGATGCATATTTAAAAGCTCTTGAAAAATACAATCCTCAGCATTTCAGAACCGTAATGGTTACGGGGCCGTTCATGTCCAAGGAACAACGCCTGGATCTTTCCCGCAGGGCTAAAAATCTTTCGGTGACTTTCTACCATTTTTACAGAAGAATGGAGAAGCTGTTCAGCAATGCGGACCTTGTGGTAAGCATGGGCGGTTACAATACAATTTGCGAAATTCTTTCACACAAGCAGGTCAGCCTGATCATTCCGCGCGAAACTCCGCGCCTTGAACAGACCATACGGGCCAACGTTCTGAAAGATCAGAATCTTGCCGACTTTCTGCCATGGCACGACCTCGGTCCAGATACAATCATGGGAAAAGTCAATCACCTGCTCGACAATTCCCATTCCATCCGGGAAGCAGTCAAAAACTTCAACTTCACTGGCCTCGAGGTCATGCATGACCGCGTGGGCTACTTTAAAGACAATTGCTAA
- the thiD gene encoding bifunctional hydroxymethylpyrimidine kinase/phosphomethylpyrimidine kinase encodes MKPLPCVLTIAGSDSGGGAGIQADLKSISMAGCYGASAITALTAQNTTGVTGIEAVSPEFVSLQIETVCNDIKVRAAKTGMLFSAPIIRAVGESLRDKDFPLVIDPVCVATSGSKLLKDDAVEAMKDIFPLADLLTPNVPEAELFTGMEIKSREDVFRAIDILLEMGPKAVLIKGGHFDSVAATDWLGIKDRQPIPLMQQRVKTRNSHGTGCTLSATIASGLAKGYDMITAVRKAQEYLNLALRAGFDLGEGSGPPNHLAPMLIEKMKQGLLSDLHEFGLRLKCMDGLNELIPEVRMNVAAALPCAGGIKDVAAFSGRVSCSRKGEVMVCGHPEFGASTHIAKVLLCARKSNPEIGCAAGLRLDERIMDSVAECGYVEAWFDRADEPGEVLGSEESTLEWGTCKAMSEHPEPEMVDVVCDSGAKGVEPCLRLLAKDFDDLEVKLRKLLAAMPV; translated from the coding sequence ATGAAACCGCTTCCATGCGTTTTGACCATTGCAGGTTCCGATTCCGGGGGAGGAGCCGGGATTCAGGCCGACCTGAAATCCATTTCCATGGCCGGGTGTTACGGAGCCAGTGCAATTACCGCGCTTACCGCCCAGAACACAACCGGAGTTACTGGGATTGAGGCTGTCTCCCCTGAGTTTGTGTCTCTCCAGATTGAAACGGTTTGCAATGATATTAAAGTTCGTGCCGCGAAAACAGGAATGCTCTTTTCCGCTCCTATTATCCGTGCGGTGGGTGAATCATTAAGAGATAAAGATTTTCCATTGGTAATCGACCCGGTTTGTGTGGCAACCAGCGGATCCAAGCTGCTTAAGGATGATGCTGTTGAGGCCATGAAGGATATTTTTCCACTGGCAGACTTACTTACTCCTAATGTGCCGGAAGCGGAGCTTTTTACCGGTATGGAAATTAAGAGCCGTGAAGATGTATTCAGGGCTATTGATATTTTACTTGAAATGGGGCCCAAGGCGGTGCTCATTAAAGGTGGGCATTTTGATTCCGTTGCAGCCACGGACTGGCTGGGCATAAAAGACCGGCAGCCTATACCGCTCATGCAGCAGCGGGTGAAGACCCGGAACAGTCATGGTACCGGTTGCACTCTTTCTGCCACGATAGCTTCCGGTTTGGCAAAAGGTTATGATATGATTACTGCCGTGCGGAAAGCACAGGAGTATCTCAATCTAGCACTCCGGGCCGGGTTTGATCTCGGCGAAGGCAGCGGACCGCCTAACCATCTTGCCCCTATGCTGATCGAGAAGATGAAGCAGGGCCTGCTTTCTGATCTTCATGAATTCGGCCTGCGCCTGAAGTGTATGGACGGTCTGAATGAATTGATTCCGGAAGTGCGTATGAATGTGGCAGCTGCTCTGCCGTGTGCAGGAGGGATTAAAGATGTGGCTGCTTTCAGCGGAAGAGTCTCCTGCTCTCGCAAAGGTGAAGTTATGGTTTGCGGGCATCCTGAATTCGGAGCCTCAACCCACATTGCTAAGGTTTTGCTTTGTGCCCGTAAATCCAATCCTGAAATCGGCTGTGCTGCCGGATTGCGGCTTGATGAGAGGATTATGGATTCGGTAGCTGAGTGCGGATATGTAGAAGCATGGTTTGACAGGGCCGATGAACCGGGTGAAGTCTTGGGTTCAGAGGAAAGTACTCTTGAGTGGGGAACCTGTAAGGCAATGTCAGAACATCCGGAACCGGAAATGGTTGATGTTGTCTGCGATTCCGGAGCTAAAGGGGTAGAGCCTTGTCTGCGGTTGCTGGCTAAGGATTTTGATGATCTGGAAGTTAAGCTCAGGAAGCTGCTGGCAGCCATGCCTGTTTAG
- a CDS encoding DNA integrity scanning protein DisA nucleotide-binding domain protein, protein MSSESFANLCIFHIMDGLRDGLSHFSSNSRTALIYAVTPNDPLRIYDPQDLLREHQPKLKEYFAESQEWRKGSNHDDNTRLIEVIRSKDLALAGLITCSARSSSIFYQCWFTEQHPDMCSIGPTESWMEYAALLLSQDFATQNILRIDSSGHLLREYSTHAVRDYIIDQRNRIMGWDTQLRVYPILDAVLGISRTREEGAWARGELIFIEPSELDAIKYMAKFPETERPSLKNHKHVRKLLQSVENSSRKLVSDGKSVVGIAALPPTNNSISAAFKGDWGLIYLGSEVICSFADAKFSSTNYKPNLVHLEEYLLELDLSADTRHSLFQLATQMISTANHRSHGCTLVLDFNDEPVAIAGQPLEKPLDLHEPEIRGLARSLTKLDGAVHICKDMKLHGFACLLDGKSVSGENRARGARFNSALRFTAKHDNLIVIVVSADKPVSIIQRGVELTAVCEWKQLFSCVSTPPPFEKWIEE, encoded by the coding sequence ATGAGTTCTGAATCCTTTGCCAACCTGTGCATATTTCATATAATGGACGGACTGCGTGACGGGCTTTCCCATTTTTCTTCCAACAGCCGGACAGCCCTGATATACGCGGTAACACCAAACGATCCGTTGCGCATTTACGATCCTCAGGACCTACTGCGCGAGCACCAGCCCAAACTGAAAGAATACTTTGCGGAGTCACAGGAATGGCGCAAAGGCAGCAATCATGATGACAATACCCGGCTCATAGAAGTAATCCGCTCCAAAGATCTGGCTCTGGCAGGGTTGATTACCTGCAGCGCACGCTCCAGCAGCATCTTCTACCAATGCTGGTTTACCGAACAGCACCCTGATATGTGTTCCATAGGCCCCACTGAAAGCTGGATGGAATATGCCGCCCTGCTGCTCTCGCAGGATTTCGCCACCCAGAATATCCTTCGCATTGACAGTTCCGGCCACCTGCTCCGTGAGTATTCCACCCACGCTGTACGCGACTACATTATTGACCAACGCAACCGAATTATGGGCTGGGATACACAATTGCGCGTATACCCTATTCTGGATGCTGTTCTGGGCATTTCAAGAACCAGAGAAGAAGGTGCTTGGGCACGCGGTGAACTTATCTTTATCGAACCATCTGAACTTGATGCCATCAAATACATGGCTAAATTTCCGGAAACAGAAAGACCCTCCTTAAAGAACCACAAACACGTTCGCAAACTGCTGCAGTCCGTAGAAAATTCCAGCCGTAAACTTGTTTCCGACGGCAAAAGCGTAGTCGGTATTGCAGCCTTGCCCCCGACCAATAACTCCATCTCAGCGGCCTTTAAAGGAGATTGGGGTTTAATCTATCTTGGCAGCGAAGTTATCTGCAGCTTCGCAGATGCTAAATTTTCCTCCACCAATTATAAACCGAACCTTGTACATCTGGAAGAGTATCTGCTGGAACTAGATCTCAGTGCCGATACCAGACACAGCCTTTTTCAGTTGGCCACTCAAATGATTTCCACTGCAAACCACCGTAGCCACGGTTGCACGCTGGTGCTTGATTTCAATGATGAACCGGTAGCCATTGCCGGGCAGCCCCTTGAAAAACCGCTTGACCTGCATGAACCTGAAATACGTGGACTGGCCCGTTCCCTGACCAAACTGGACGGAGCCGTTCACATATGCAAGGATATGAAATTGCATGGATTTGCATGCCTTCTGGACGGTAAATCAGTTTCAGGCGAAAACCGGGCCAGAGGCGCACGCTTCAATTCCGCCCTGCGTTTCACAGCCAAGCATGACAACTTGATCGTTATTGTTGTTTCCGCAGACAAACCTGTTTCAATAATTCAGCGCGGTGTTGAGCTTACCGCTGTCTGTGAATGGAAACAGCTTTTTTCCTGCGTCAGCACTCCACCACCTTTTGAAAAATGGATTGAGGAATAA
- the ilvB gene encoding biosynthetic-type acetolactate synthase large subunit yields MEISGAKLVIKLLEQQGIDTICGIPGGSNLPIYDALRDSHIRHILARHEQGAGFMAQGMARTTGKAAVCMGTSGPGVTNLLTAIADARLDSIPVVAITGQVTSSLIGTDAFQEVDTYGLTIPITKHNFLVQSAADLLEVIPEAFRLAESGRPGPVVVDIPKDVQKEIIEISELPVFEQTVSSLGCDSDQISQAVSMINMARRPIIYAGGGVVAADASTDLIKFARKNSIPVVTTLMGLGAFPADDSNYLGMLGMHGSRSTNMIMEEADLIIALGVRFDDRAVGKACEFCKHADILHVDIDRSEIGKIKSSNLSIVGDVGHVLRELVEKVEISIRISWSARLASIRMMYPDQRPDEQDTFHPLNLIRVMGETLPEEAIITTDVGQHQMWVAQGYPFRKPRTLLTSGGLGTMGFGLPNAIGAALAKPENKVVCVSGDGSFLMNIQELATLAEQRLNVKVLIMNNHRLGLVRQQQELFFEERYFASSFESNPDFASIARGFGIPAFDLGEQENPELFLRKVLGQDGPCVINIPINFENKVFPMVPPECANREMIGG; encoded by the coding sequence ATGGAAATCAGCGGTGCTAAATTGGTTATTAAACTGTTGGAACAACAAGGGATAGATACAATATGCGGTATTCCCGGAGGTTCCAATCTTCCCATTTATGATGCTTTGCGGGACAGCCACATCAGGCACATCCTTGCCCGCCATGAGCAGGGGGCCGGATTTATGGCTCAGGGCATGGCCCGGACAACCGGCAAGGCTGCAGTATGTATGGGTACATCCGGTCCCGGTGTAACTAATCTGCTTACTGCCATAGCCGACGCAAGGCTCGATTCCATACCTGTGGTTGCTATTACCGGGCAGGTAACCAGCTCCCTCATTGGTACTGATGCGTTTCAAGAAGTTGATACCTATGGTCTGACTATTCCTATTACCAAACATAATTTTCTGGTTCAGTCCGCAGCCGATCTGCTGGAAGTAATTCCCGAAGCGTTCAGGTTGGCGGAATCCGGCAGGCCGGGACCGGTTGTCGTGGATATCCCGAAAGATGTTCAGAAAGAGATAATTGAAATTTCGGAACTTCCTGTTTTTGAGCAGACCGTATCCTCCTTGGGATGCGATTCTGATCAGATCAGTCAGGCTGTTTCCATGATTAATATGGCCCGCCGTCCTATCATCTACGCCGGGGGCGGGGTTGTTGCTGCGGACGCTTCTACAGATCTGATTAAATTTGCACGCAAAAATTCCATACCTGTTGTTACCACACTCATGGGACTCGGTGCTTTTCCGGCCGATGATTCCAATTATCTGGGCATGCTTGGGATGCATGGTTCCCGTTCAACGAATATGATTATGGAGGAAGCTGACCTGATAATCGCGTTGGGAGTACGTTTTGATGATCGTGCCGTCGGTAAGGCCTGTGAGTTCTGCAAGCACGCAGATATTTTGCATGTTGATATCGACAGGTCCGAGATAGGCAAGATCAAGTCTTCCAATCTCTCCATAGTTGGAGATGTCGGACATGTTCTGCGCGAGCTGGTTGAGAAAGTTGAAATATCCATCAGGATCAGCTGGAGCGCCCGTCTTGCATCCATTCGCATGATGTATCCTGATCAGCGTCCTGACGAACAGGATACCTTTCATCCCCTTAACCTGATCCGGGTAATGGGTGAAACCCTGCCGGAAGAAGCTATCATCACCACTGACGTAGGCCAGCATCAGATGTGGGTGGCACAGGGATATCCTTTTCGCAAGCCTAGGACCCTGCTTACTTCCGGAGGGCTGGGAACAATGGGTTTCGGATTGCCCAATGCCATCGGGGCGGCCTTGGCAAAGCCTGAGAACAAGGTTGTGTGCGTAAGCGGAGACGGTTCTTTTTTGATGAATATTCAAGAGCTTGCAACTTTGGCCGAGCAGCGCTTGAACGTAAAGGTTCTTATCATGAACAACCACCGTCTGGGATTGGTTCGCCAGCAGCAGGAACTCTTTTTTGAAGAACGCTATTTTGCATCAAGTTTTGAAAGTAATCCCGATTTTGCTTCCATTGCCAGAGGGTTTGGTATTCCGGCATTTGATTTGGGCGAGCAGGAAAATCCGGAGCTGTTTCTGCGTAAGGTGCTTGGGCAGGATGGACCATGTGTAATAAATATTCCCATTAACTTTGAAAACAAGGTTTTTCCCATGGTTCCGCCGGAGTGTGCTAACCGGGAAATGATAGGAGGTTAG
- the ilvN gene encoding acetolactate synthase small subunit, whose product MCKHNFVIDLRVRNHAGVMSQITGLFSRRNFNLEGIICGPVGDGRESRMILTVADDSKLEQILLQLDKLYDVLAVRQVENSPLTEVFSNL is encoded by the coding sequence ATGTGTAAGCATAATTTCGTTATTGATCTGCGGGTACGTAACCATGCCGGGGTTATGAGCCAGATTACCGGCCTTTTCTCACGTAGAAATTTTAACCTTGAGGGTATTATTTGCGGTCCTGTGGGAGATGGCAGGGAAAGTCGTATGATTCTTACTGTCGCAGATGACAGCAAACTCGAACAGATTCTGTTGCAGCTTGATAAGTTGTACGATGTGTTGGCAGTAAGGCAGGTTGAAAATAGTCCGCTGACTGAAGTGTTCAGTAATCTTTAA
- a CDS encoding class I SAM-dependent methyltransferase — MLTAGSDLRKKLRGLTKKLSRHEMKQWEKILSPLDRTMSILEVGCGRGAKTDFLYAQGFKNILGVEKNEFQVRECCKRGLDVVTLDVFVQEHADDKFDFIVLSHIIEHFEFEELVKFVDGYLDHLKPGGLLLIATPMLHPHFWLDLDHQKPYYPQGIKNFYSGADEQVGFTSKYRLKLKDIRFRRSPFRVKNNRNLLLKKNDLPMLLFNMISAALFKVSSFMVGYKSGWVGLYKMHV; from the coding sequence ATGTTGACTGCCGGTTCTGATTTAAGAAAGAAATTAAGAGGATTGACCAAAAAATTATCCCGTCATGAAATGAAGCAGTGGGAGAAAATTCTCTCTCCCCTTGATCGCACCATGAGTATTCTTGAAGTTGGTTGCGGACGTGGTGCAAAGACTGATTTTCTGTATGCACAGGGTTTTAAAAATATTCTGGGTGTCGAGAAAAATGAATTTCAGGTCCGCGAATGCTGCAAGCGCGGGCTGGATGTGGTTACACTTGATGTTTTTGTGCAAGAGCATGCAGATGATAAGTTTGATTTTATAGTACTTTCGCACATTATTGAGCATTTTGAATTTGAAGAGTTGGTGAAATTTGTTGACGGCTATCTTGATCACTTGAAGCCGGGTGGGTTGTTACTCATAGCCACCCCCATGCTGCATCCCCATTTCTGGCTCGATTTAGATCATCAGAAACCGTATTATCCGCAGGGTATTAAAAATTTTTACAGCGGAGCGGATGAACAGGTCGGGTTTACGTCCAAGTACAGATTGAAGTTGAAAGATATCCGTTTTCGCAGAAGTCCTTTCCGGGTCAAGAACAATCGTAATCTTCTTTTAAAAAAGAATGATCTACCTATGCTTTTATTTAATATGATAAGTGCCGCACTGTTTAAGGTCAGTTCTTTTATGGTAGGCTACAAGAGTGGATGGGTCGGACTATATAAAATGCATGTGTAA
- a CDS encoding YgiQ family radical SAM protein, whose translation MTKSIIAKKRTQPEFLPMTRKEMDRLGWDRPDILLVSGDSYIDHPSFGIPLLGRVLSAHGFKVALICQPDWNDPKALEGLGRPRLYAGVSAGALDSMVAHYTSFRKKRSDDAYTPGGKAGARPNRACIIYTNLIKKAFKGLPVIVGGIEASLRRISHYDFWTDKVRKPILMDSKADLLIYGMGERAMLEAAFRLAAAEEPSADELKGIPGTAFMGSPDDIENDAEIIELPSHQDILDNPQQLMKATLALEEQVHFGDSWAIQPVDKRHVVITPPSDYLSTEELDWLYSLPYARLPHPIYKNQGRIPAADMIEFSITSHRGCGGGCSFCSIAMHQGRHIRSRSRKSIMNELTRMQEHPDFRGSVSDIGGPSANMWNAHCSLERGKCKRKSCLVPKLCPNFKYDQQANLKLYRDARNMDGIKHVRVASGVRFDLGQQHKPSLKEIFKEFVGGQLKVAPEHITPSVLKHMRKPDLPVFESFLEMFAAESKKAGKEQYVIPYLMSAFPGCTDKDMRQLSSWLTARGWKPRQVQCFIPTPGTVATAMFYCETDPAGNKIYVARTDAQRLKQHRILIPDPGRDPRAGKQGGKPDRKKLSEDKQNNRVPKGKKRTGKGKKSDQSDPETQNTGSGKYFKRNNSGKGFTKKKKMK comes from the coding sequence ATGACAAAAAGCATCATTGCCAAGAAGCGTACCCAGCCGGAATTTCTGCCCATGACCCGGAAAGAAATGGACAGGCTGGGCTGGGACAGACCGGACATTCTACTTGTTTCCGGAGACAGCTATATAGACCATCCCAGCTTCGGCATCCCTCTGCTGGGCCGGGTTCTTTCCGCCCATGGATTCAAGGTGGCCCTGATCTGCCAGCCGGACTGGAATGATCCCAAAGCCCTTGAGGGACTGGGCCGCCCCCGCCTCTACGCCGGAGTTTCCGCCGGGGCTCTGGATTCAATGGTCGCCCACTACACTTCTTTCCGCAAAAAAAGAAGCGATGATGCTTACACTCCAGGTGGAAAAGCCGGAGCTCGTCCCAACCGGGCATGTATAATCTACACCAACCTGATCAAAAAAGCGTTCAAGGGTCTTCCGGTAATTGTGGGTGGGATTGAGGCTTCTCTGCGCCGCATTTCCCATTACGACTTCTGGACAGATAAAGTCCGCAAGCCGATCTTAATGGACAGCAAAGCAGACCTGCTGATCTACGGAATGGGAGAACGGGCCATGCTGGAAGCGGCCTTCCGCCTTGCAGCCGCAGAAGAACCTTCTGCTGATGAGCTGAAAGGAATCCCCGGAACAGCTTTCATGGGTTCACCGGATGATATTGAAAACGATGCGGAGATAATCGAACTTCCCTCCCATCAAGACATTCTGGATAATCCTCAACAGTTGATGAAAGCGACCCTCGCTCTGGAAGAACAGGTCCACTTCGGCGATTCGTGGGCAATCCAGCCGGTTGATAAGCGCCATGTAGTTATCACTCCTCCCTCCGACTACCTTTCCACCGAAGAACTGGACTGGCTGTACAGCCTTCCGTATGCCCGTCTGCCCCATCCTATCTACAAAAATCAGGGGAGAATTCCGGCGGCGGACATGATCGAATTCAGCATTACCTCTCACCGTGGATGCGGCGGGGGATGTTCTTTCTGCTCCATTGCCATGCACCAGGGACGCCATATCCGCTCCCGAAGCAGAAAATCCATAATGAATGAGCTGACACGGATGCAGGAACACCCGGATTTCCGCGGCTCGGTTTCCGATATAGGAGGCCCCAGCGCTAACATGTGGAATGCACACTGTTCGCTGGAAAGGGGCAAATGCAAACGCAAAAGCTGCCTCGTACCCAAGCTCTGTCCCAATTTTAAATACGACCAGCAGGCCAATCTCAAGCTATACCGAGATGCCCGCAACATGGACGGCATCAAACATGTGCGCGTAGCCAGCGGCGTGCGTTTTGATCTCGGTCAGCAACACAAACCCAGTTTGAAAGAAATATTTAAAGAATTCGTAGGCGGACAACTCAAAGTTGCCCCGGAACACATTACGCCTTCCGTGCTCAAGCATATGCGTAAACCGGATCTGCCCGTTTTCGAAAGTTTTCTGGAGATGTTTGCAGCGGAATCAAAAAAAGCGGGCAAGGAACAATATGTCATTCCTTACCTGATGAGCGCCTTTCCCGGTTGCACGGATAAGGATATGCGCCAGTTGAGTTCATGGCTGACTGCAAGAGGTTGGAAACCACGGCAGGTGCAATGCTTCATCCCCACGCCGGGAACAGTTGCCACAGCCATGTTTTATTGTGAAACAGATCCCGCAGGTAATAAAATATACGTTGCCAGAACCGATGCCCAAAGGTTGAAACAGCATCGCATACTGATCCCTGATCCGGGACGTGATCCTCGGGCCGGAAAACAGGGAGGAAAGCCGGACAGAAAAAAACTTTCTGAAGACAAACAGAATAATCGTGTGCCTAAGGGCAAAAAAAGGACCGGAAAAGGCAAAAAATCCGATCAAAGCGATCCCGAGACCCAAAATACCGGAAGCGGAAAATATTTTAAGCGTAATAATAGTGGAAAAGGCTTCACAAAGAAGAAAAAAATGAAGTAA
- a CDS encoding PocR ligand-binding domain-containing protein, whose amino-acid sequence MGISTMKDSSSDTVNKLSGLLLKDLVEIDELQNMLDVSYSATGMPSGIIDASTGEVYAKAGWQRICIDFHRVHPETCAKCIANDTAIKNKIQKGTHYGYKCSNGIWDIGVPIMCMERHVATFFLGQFFYENEKPDRTFFIKQAEQYGFDKNDYLAALDEVPRFKKERVDQILKYNITLAAFLSDSATKSMRNFIEIEQRKAAEEEIKNLRNYLANIINSMPSILIGVDPDGQITQWNKEAESVSGIAQDKALGTRLDETMPTLASEMNRIRKAINTRRKQTYLNRPGPDDNNATCEDITIYPLIANGVSGAVIRIDDVTERVNIERMMLQSEKMMSVGGLAAGMAHEINNPLSGILGHASNIKKRIYEDLDKNISAAEECGVSLEKVRNYLDKREIPRMLNGINEAGIRAATIVRNMLAFSRKSEQNFTLQNIPDLLDNTIALASSDYDLKKEYDFKQIKIVRDYSKNMRPVLCEGNEIQQVFLNILKNGAEAMVASQRDSCFTCRIYEERNWAVVEISDNGPGMPEQVRRRIFEPFFTTKDVGKGTGLGLSVSYFIVNDQHGGIMDVQSAPGEWTKFIIKLPLK is encoded by the coding sequence ATGGGCATATCAACTATGAAAGACAGTTCTTCCGACACAGTAAATAAACTCTCCGGTCTCCTGTTAAAAGACCTCGTAGAGATTGATGAACTGCAGAACATGCTTGATGTCAGCTATTCAGCCACGGGAATGCCCTCCGGCATTATCGACGCAAGCACCGGAGAAGTCTACGCCAAAGCCGGATGGCAAAGAATATGTATCGATTTCCATCGAGTACATCCTGAGACATGCGCCAAGTGTATTGCCAACGACACAGCTATTAAAAACAAAATTCAAAAAGGAACCCACTACGGTTATAAATGTTCGAACGGCATATGGGACATAGGCGTACCCATCATGTGCATGGAAAGACACGTAGCAACTTTTTTTCTCGGCCAATTCTTCTATGAAAATGAAAAACCTGACCGAACTTTTTTCATCAAACAGGCCGAACAATACGGTTTTGACAAGAACGATTACCTTGCAGCTCTTGATGAAGTGCCACGTTTTAAAAAAGAACGTGTAGATCAAATCCTGAAATACAACATCACCCTTGCTGCTTTCCTGTCTGACTCGGCTACAAAAAGCATGCGAAATTTCATTGAAATTGAACAACGCAAAGCGGCAGAAGAGGAAATAAAAAACCTGCGCAACTATCTTGCCAACATAATCAACTCAATGCCTTCCATTCTCATAGGAGTTGATCCTGACGGACAGATAACCCAATGGAACAAAGAAGCTGAATCCGTATCAGGCATAGCTCAGGACAAAGCTCTGGGAACCAGACTTGATGAAACAATGCCGACGCTTGCTTCAGAAATGAACCGCATCCGGAAAGCGATAAACACCCGGCGCAAGCAGACATATCTAAACAGACCCGGCCCTGACGATAATAACGCAACATGTGAAGACATCACCATCTACCCCCTTATTGCAAACGGAGTGAGCGGTGCGGTAATCCGTATCGACGATGTTACTGAGAGGGTCAATATTGAACGCATGATGCTTCAATCTGAAAAAATGATGTCAGTGGGAGGACTTGCCGCAGGCATGGCCCACGAGATCAACAACCCGCTTTCAGGCATCTTGGGGCATGCCAGTAACATAAAAAAGCGCATTTATGAGGATCTGGACAAAAATATTTCCGCAGCAGAAGAATGCGGAGTTTCCCTAGAAAAAGTACGTAACTACTTGGATAAAAGAGAAATTCCACGCATGCTGAACGGAATAAATGAAGCTGGCATACGTGCTGCCACCATAGTCCGCAATATGCTCGCTTTCAGCCGTAAAAGTGAACAGAATTTTACCCTGCAAAACATACCGGATCTGCTGGATAATACGATAGCCCTGGCTTCCAGTGATTATGATTTGAAAAAAGAATACGATTTTAAACAAATTAAAATCGTAAGGGACTACAGCAAAAATATGAGGCCGGTACTCTGCGAAGGCAATGAAATCCAGCAGGTCTTTTTGAATATCCTGAAAAATGGAGCTGAGGCTATGGTTGCCTCGCAAAGGGATTCTTGCTTCACCTGCAGAATTTATGAAGAGAGAAACTGGGCCGTGGTGGAAATATCAGACAACGGTCCCGGCATGCCGGAACAAGTCCGAAGACGCATATTCGAACCGTTCTTTACAACAAAAGACGTAGGCAAAGGGACCGGGCTGGGACTGTCTGTTTCCTATTTTATAGTTAATGATCAACATGGCGGCATTATGGATGTACAGTCCGCCCCCGGTGAGTGGACTAAATTTATCATCAAACTGCCCCTTAAATAA